One region of Thiomonas intermedia genomic DNA includes:
- a CDS encoding hydrogenase, with product MLIFHLGGVQASLFSLLTIIALILAFVMLGSHWIKNHILAFAAESWVIAALSAAIGLSGHYPELVFIAALTALFRGTLLPYLLVRIVNGLGQNREFTPLLQPASSVVLGGFLVLFSYAVAEKLGVRMNLMDSIAVLALTAMFSLKLIGFLMLVLRAEAVSSILGLLVIENGIFLGSQILVPGMPLLLEMVILFDLLIIVSTFGMLIRYLHKEVGSTSSRDLTRLVG from the coding sequence ATGCTGATCTTTCACCTCGGCGGCGTGCAGGCCTCGCTGTTCAGCCTGCTGACCATCATCGCCCTCATCCTGGCGTTCGTCATGCTGGGCTCGCACTGGATCAAGAATCACATCCTGGCCTTCGCCGCGGAGTCCTGGGTGATTGCGGCGCTGTCGGCGGCCATCGGCCTCAGTGGACATTACCCCGAGCTGGTCTTCATCGCGGCGCTCACGGCGCTGTTCCGCGGCACGCTGCTGCCCTATCTGCTCGTGCGCATCGTCAACGGCCTGGGGCAGAACCGCGAGTTCACCCCGTTGCTGCAACCGGCGTCGAGCGTGGTGCTCGGCGGCTTTCTGGTGCTGTTTTCCTACGCCGTGGCCGAGAAGTTGGGCGTGCGCATGAATCTGATGGACAGCATCGCGGTGCTCGCGCTCACGGCCATGTTCTCGCTCAAGCTCATCGGTTTTCTCATGCTGGTGCTACGGGCCGAGGCGGTGAGTTCCATCCTCGGCCTGCTCGTGATCGAGAACGGCATCTTCCTCGGCTCGCAGATTCTGGTGCCGGGCATGCCCCTGCTGCTGGAAATGGTGATCCTGTTCGACCTGCTGATCATCGTCTCGACGTTCGGCATGCTGATTCGCTACCTGCACAAGGAAGTGGGCTCGACCAGCAGCCGCGACCTCACAAGGCTGGTGGGGTGA
- a CDS encoding respiratory chain complex I subunit 1 family protein, whose amino-acid sequence MRGDVILQQVCQVLAIALLSPLLHGFIAAMEEKVQRGYGPSLFQPYRDLFKLFRKEIVVPQTASWVFWAAPVVAFACMLTVPFLIPVLTNYPLPLSDMGDILGGGLILTLGGFAILLAGLDSGHPYGGLGSSREAMLAILAEPTLIMVFVGITLLAQAMLPFVVNHLLVAQPAVFWSPAHLFLVAAFFILLTVETERLPIHSSIHYEIYMIGEARILEYSGPLLALLKWASWMKQAILYTIFLNVLTLPWGLSIEGTALGILGATVALMAKWAVVGLIMVFVDTAQSRLRFYRYQEPLALSFLMAILAIVARQV is encoded by the coding sequence ATGCGCGGTGACGTCATCTTGCAGCAAGTGTGTCAGGTCCTGGCCATCGCGCTGCTCTCTCCGTTGCTGCACGGCTTCATCGCCGCGATGGAAGAGAAGGTGCAGCGAGGCTATGGCCCCAGCCTCTTTCAGCCCTACCGCGATCTGTTCAAGCTGTTCCGCAAGGAAATCGTGGTGCCCCAGACTGCGTCATGGGTGTTCTGGGCCGCGCCGGTGGTGGCCTTCGCGTGCATGCTCACGGTGCCCTTCCTCATCCCGGTGCTGACCAACTATCCGCTGCCCTTGTCCGACATGGGCGACATTCTTGGCGGTGGTCTCATCCTCACCCTGGGCGGCTTCGCCATCCTGCTCGCCGGGCTGGACAGCGGCCACCCCTACGGCGGCCTGGGCTCCAGCAGGGAGGCCATGCTCGCCATCCTCGCCGAGCCCACGCTGATCATGGTGTTCGTCGGCATCACCCTGCTGGCGCAGGCCATGCTGCCCTTCGTCGTCAACCATCTGCTGGTGGCGCAGCCGGCGGTGTTCTGGAGTCCGGCCCATCTGTTCCTGGTGGCGGCCTTCTTCATTCTGCTGACGGTGGAGACCGAGCGCCTGCCGATCCATTCGAGCATCCACTACGAGATCTACATGATCGGCGAGGCCCGCATCCTCGAATACTCCGGCCCGCTGCTGGCGCTGCTGAAGTGGGCCTCCTGGATGAAGCAGGCCATTCTCTACACCATCTTTCTCAACGTGCTCACCCTGCCCTGGGGGTTGTCGATCGAGGGCACGGCGCTGGGCATTCTGGGCGCCACCGTGGCGCTGATGGCCAAGTGGGCCGTTGTGGGTCTGATCATGGTGTTCGTGGACACCGCGCAGTCGCGCCTGCGCTTCTACCGCTATCAGGAGCCGCTGGCGCTGTCCTTCCTGATGGCGATTCTCGCCATCGTGGCGCGGCAAGTGTGA
- the fumC gene encoding class II fumarate hydratase has translation MNQATGAQPDLEPGAGMRIETDSFGPIEVSEAHLWGAQTQRSLQHFAISTEQMPREFIRALALVKRACAGVNAELGKLDLRTAQAIIEAADEVIAERYPGEFPLSVWQTGSGTQTNMNMNEVLANRASVLLGASVGLARNVHPNDQVNKGQSSNDIFPTAMHVAAATQTAQYLLPALIALRTTLQSKADAFAEIVKIGRTHLQDATPLTLGQEFSGYVAQLDLSRRAIDAALGPVYALAVGGTAVGTGLNTHASFGVRVATELARQTGLPFISAENKFAALAGHEALLFLHGAFKTLAAALMKIANDVRWLASGPRSGLGEIRIPENEPGSSIMPGKVNPTQCEALTMVCAQVFGNDVAINIGGASGNFELNVFKPLIAHNVLQSLRLLTDAMTSFDHHLARGIEADRPRIAELMQRSLMLVTALAPHIGYDQAAAIAKSAHHHGITLREAALASGSVSAEDYDRWVRPQSMVRNAE, from the coding sequence ATGAACCAAGCGACTGGCGCGCAGCCGGACCTCGAACCCGGTGCGGGCATGCGGATCGAGACGGATTCCTTCGGCCCCATCGAAGTGTCCGAGGCGCATCTGTGGGGCGCGCAGACGCAGCGCTCGCTGCAGCATTTCGCCATTTCCACCGAGCAGATGCCGCGGGAGTTCATCCGCGCGCTGGCCTTGGTCAAGCGCGCGTGCGCCGGGGTCAACGCCGAACTGGGCAAGCTCGATCTGCGCACCGCGCAGGCCATCATCGAAGCGGCCGACGAGGTCATCGCCGAGCGCTATCCGGGCGAGTTCCCGCTGTCGGTGTGGCAGACCGGCTCGGGGACGCAGACCAATATGAACATGAACGAAGTGCTGGCCAACCGGGCTTCGGTGCTGCTCGGTGCCAGCGTGGGTCTGGCGCGCAATGTGCATCCGAACGATCAGGTCAACAAGGGGCAGTCGTCCAACGACATCTTCCCCACGGCCATGCATGTGGCCGCCGCGACGCAGACGGCTCAGTATCTGCTGCCCGCCCTCATCGCCCTGCGGACCACCCTGCAGAGCAAGGCCGATGCGTTTGCCGAAATCGTGAAAATCGGCCGCACCCACCTGCAGGACGCCACGCCGCTCACCCTGGGGCAGGAGTTCTCGGGCTATGTGGCCCAGCTCGATCTCTCGCGTCGCGCAATCGACGCGGCGCTGGGGCCGGTCTATGCCCTGGCCGTGGGCGGCACCGCCGTGGGCACCGGGCTCAACACCCATGCCTCGTTCGGTGTGCGCGTGGCCACCGAACTGGCACGGCAGACCGGATTGCCGTTCATCAGTGCCGAGAACAAATTCGCCGCGCTGGCGGGGCACGAAGCCTTGCTGTTTCTGCATGGGGCGTTCAAGACCTTGGCCGCCGCGCTGATGAAAATCGCCAACGATGTGCGCTGGCTGGCCTCCGGACCGCGCAGCGGCCTGGGCGAGATCCGCATTCCCGAGAACGAGCCGGGCAGCTCCATCATGCCCGGCAAGGTCAACCCCACGCAATGCGAGGCGCTCACCATGGTGTGCGCCCAGGTGTTCGGCAACGATGTGGCCATCAACATTGGCGGAGCCTCGGGCAATTTCGAACTCAATGTGTTCAAGCCCCTGATCGCGCACAACGTGCTGCAGAGCCTGCGTCTGCTCACCGATGCGATGACCAGTTTCGATCACCACCTGGCGCGCGGCATCGAGGCCGACCGGCCGCGTATTGCCGAGTTGATGCAGCGCTCGCTGATGTTGGTGACCGCGCTGGCACCGCATATCGGCTACGACCAGGCCGCGGCCATCGCCAAGTCGGCGCATCATCATGGCATCACTCTGCGCGAAGCCGCGCTGGCTTCGGGCTCGGTGAGTGCCGAAGACTACGACCGCTGGGTGCGACCGCAGAGCATGGTGCGCAACGCGGAGTGA
- a CDS encoding cytochrome P450, whose amino-acid sequence MNTVLVPGSSDAPFLRNPYPTYQALRDAGPLHWSEEFFGGAWLLTRHTDVEAVLRDPRFSAQRTGGWINDVELQRGEFSRFQHLFSRALLFLDAPEHTRVRGLMQPAFRPDALALLRPRIEHIADTLLDAIDPDASFDFMASVARVLPVRVISMLLLGTAQANSEDLLRWSDDLAAFIGAPQPTRALAQRAQTGVLALTRFFARKLDEPDDAEPPALLGVLRQARSRGALKDDAELLAQCAMLLFAGHETTRNLLGNGLLALLTHPDQWQALLDDPERTPGAVRELLRYDSPVQYSGRRVTTALTLHGRQLKRGDLVLPLIGAANRDPSRHPDPDRLDILRPDPGSLSFGSGMHTCLGAALTRLEADIVLRRLLPRWPRLRLALQPQHLQWSANPAYRGLRALPLLAC is encoded by the coding sequence GTGAACACCGTACTCGTTCCGGGAAGCTCTGATGCCCCGTTTCTGAGGAATCCCTATCCGACCTATCAGGCGCTGCGCGACGCCGGGCCGCTGCACTGGAGCGAGGAGTTTTTCGGCGGCGCCTGGCTGTTGACCCGGCATACCGACGTCGAAGCCGTGCTGCGCGATCCACGCTTCTCCGCCCAGCGCACCGGCGGCTGGATCAATGACGTAGAGCTGCAACGCGGCGAATTCTCGCGCTTTCAACACCTGTTCTCGCGCGCCCTGCTGTTTCTCGATGCGCCTGAGCACACCCGAGTGCGCGGGCTGATGCAGCCCGCCTTCCGCCCCGATGCCTTGGCGCTGCTGCGGCCACGCATCGAGCACATCGCCGACACCCTGCTCGACGCCATCGACCCCGATGCCTCGTTCGACTTCATGGCCAGCGTGGCCAGAGTGCTACCAGTACGCGTGATCTCGATGCTGCTGCTGGGCACGGCACAGGCCAACAGCGAGGATCTGTTGCGCTGGTCGGACGATCTCGCCGCCTTCATCGGTGCGCCTCAGCCCACGCGCGCCCTAGCGCAGCGCGCGCAGACCGGCGTACTAGCGTTGACGCGCTTTTTCGCCCGGAAACTCGACGAGCCGGACGACGCCGAGCCGCCAGCCCTGCTCGGCGTGCTGCGGCAGGCGCGCTCGCGGGGCGCGCTGAAGGACGATGCCGAACTGCTCGCACAATGCGCCATGCTGTTGTTCGCCGGGCACGAAACCACCCGCAACCTGCTGGGCAATGGCCTGCTCGCCCTGCTCACCCATCCCGACCAATGGCAGGCCTTGCTAGACGACCCCGAACGCACGCCCGGTGCGGTACGCGAACTGCTGCGCTACGACAGCCCGGTGCAATACAGCGGCCGCCGGGTAACCACGGCGCTGACCCTGCACGGCAGACAACTCAAACGTGGTGATCTGGTGCTGCCGTTGATCGGCGCGGCCAACCGCGATCCGTCCCGCCACCCGGACCCCGACCGGCTCGACATCCTGCGCCCCGACCCGGGCTCGCTGTCCTTCGGCTCCGGCATGCACACCTGTCTGGGCGCTGCGCTCACCCGTTTGGAAGCCGACATCGTGCTGCGGCGCCTGCTGCCGCGCTGGCCACGGCTTCGGCTGGCGCTGCAGCCGCAGCATTTGCAATGGAGCGCCAACCCGGCGTATCGAGGCCTGCGAGCCCTGCCGCTACTCGCCTGTTAA
- the bioD gene encoding dethiobiotin synthase, which translates to MTPPLAARGCFVTGTDTEVGKTRVSAALLRWCADQGWRSAGFKPVAAGLEQVNGQWCNADVQTLQQASSASLTDAQVCPFSFAAACAPNIAADLEGRNIDFDSLLSAAHALSLRADALVIEGVGGFVVPLNAQHDTADLAQAFGLPVVLVVGLRLGCLNHALLTAESVHARGLRLAGWVGNTVDAAMPWVEANLATLRERLWTRYGAVDLGHVPRLPDPCPQALLAHLDPAGLRRLFAQ; encoded by the coding sequence ATGACACCGCCCCTCGCCGCGCGCGGCTGTTTTGTCACCGGAACGGACACCGAAGTCGGCAAGACCCGCGTCAGTGCCGCGTTACTACGCTGGTGCGCCGATCAAGGCTGGCGCAGCGCCGGGTTCAAGCCCGTGGCCGCAGGGCTTGAGCAGGTAAACGGCCAGTGGTGCAACGCCGATGTTCAGACGCTGCAGCAGGCCAGTTCGGCATCGCTCACCGACGCGCAGGTCTGCCCCTTCTCCTTCGCCGCAGCCTGCGCTCCGAACATCGCGGCCGATCTCGAGGGCCGCAACATCGACTTCGACAGCCTGCTATCGGCCGCCCACGCACTGAGCCTGCGGGCCGATGCACTGGTGATCGAAGGCGTGGGCGGATTTGTCGTTCCCCTCAACGCCCAGCACGACACCGCCGATCTGGCCCAAGCGTTCGGACTGCCCGTCGTGCTCGTCGTCGGCCTCCGTCTGGGCTGTCTCAACCATGCCCTGCTGACTGCTGAAAGCGTGCATGCGCGTGGTCTGCGGCTGGCCGGATGGGTCGGCAACACGGTGGATGCCGCCATGCCCTGGGTGGAGGCCAACCTTGCCACCCTGCGAGAGCGACTGTGGACGCGCTATGGCGCCGTCGATCTCGGCCACGTCCCGCGCCTGCCCGATCCCTGCCCTCAGGCGCTTCTCGCCCACCTCGATCCCGCCGGGTTGCGGCGGCTGTTCGCCCAGTGA
- the bioF gene encoding 8-amino-7-oxononanoate synthase: MLIDHLSQQLLERSAAGLRRRRRTAATACAPRQQVSDDNSTPPRAMLGFCSNDYLGLASHPTLIEALVEGAHRYGAGSGASHLISGHGEAHAALEDLLAHWMTSSIPHARVLTFSTGYMANLALLTALGDSSATVFCDKLNHASLIDGALLAKAQVRRYPHCHLTTLERQLKVCATPIRLIVTDTVFGMDGDQADLAALLALAERYDAWLILDDAHGFGVLGQHGHGSLAQAGLRSERFILMGTLGKAAGVSGAFIAAHPVIIEWLLQTARTYVFTTAVPPALAHALRTSLQLIAGDEGMRRRVLLRQHIAQLRSGLQDLIDAYPAAGWVLGASDTAIQPLIVGDNARALALSDRLDTQGMWIPAIRPPTVPTGTARLRITLSASHTADDVQCLLAALHTVAKEWT, from the coding sequence GTGCTGATCGACCATCTGAGCCAACAATTGCTTGAGCGCTCTGCGGCGGGCCTGCGACGACGACGACGCACGGCCGCGACGGCCTGCGCGCCAAGGCAACAGGTGAGCGACGACAACAGCACGCCGCCACGCGCCATGCTCGGCTTCTGCAGCAACGACTACCTTGGGCTGGCCAGTCATCCGACCCTGATTGAAGCCTTGGTCGAGGGCGCCCACCGCTACGGCGCCGGCAGCGGCGCCTCGCATCTGATCAGCGGTCATGGCGAGGCGCATGCCGCCCTCGAGGACCTACTGGCGCACTGGATGACTTCGTCTATTCCCCATGCGCGCGTGCTCACCTTCAGCACCGGATACATGGCCAATCTGGCACTGCTCACGGCGCTGGGCGATTCCAGCGCCACGGTGTTTTGCGACAAGCTCAACCACGCCTCGCTAATCGACGGCGCCCTGCTGGCCAAAGCCCAGGTACGGCGCTACCCCCACTGCCATCTGACGACGCTCGAGCGGCAGCTGAAGGTCTGCGCCACGCCGATTCGGCTTATCGTCACCGACACCGTGTTTGGGATGGATGGCGACCAGGCCGACCTCGCGGCCCTTCTGGCACTGGCCGAGCGGTACGACGCCTGGTTGATCCTCGACGACGCCCACGGCTTCGGCGTGCTCGGCCAGCATGGCCATGGCAGCCTGGCGCAGGCAGGTCTGCGCAGCGAGCGTTTCATTCTGATGGGCACGCTGGGCAAGGCCGCAGGCGTCAGCGGCGCGTTCATTGCAGCCCACCCTGTCATCATCGAATGGCTGCTGCAGACGGCGCGCACCTATGTGTTCACCACGGCAGTCCCTCCCGCGCTGGCCCATGCCCTGCGCACCAGCCTGCAGCTCATTGCCGGCGATGAAGGCATGCGCCGCCGTGTCTTGCTGCGCCAGCACATCGCCCAATTGCGCAGCGGCTTGCAGGATCTGATTGACGCTTATCCTGCAGCAGGCTGGGTACTGGGCGCCTCCGACACGGCCATCCAGCCACTGATCGTGGGTGACAACGCCAGGGCACTTGCGCTGTCCGACAGGCTCGACACCCAAGGGATGTGGATTCCCGCCATTCGGCCGCCAACCGTGCCCACGGGCACCGCCCGCCTGCGCATCACCCTGAGTGCCTCCCATACAGCGGATGACGTGCAGTGCCTGCTGGCCGCGCTGCATACCGTGGCAAAGGAATGGACATGA
- the bioA gene encoding adenosylmethionine--8-amino-7-oxononanoate transaminase: MPDSLTQRSLQAVWHPCTQMQRAVHAPPLGITHGEGPWLFDETGRRYFDTSSSWWVNLFGHADAGINAALKDQLDRLPHVMLAGCTHPPVVELAERLSRLTGDVLGHCFFGSDGASAVEIALKMSFHYWRNTGKTDKQEFVCLRQSYHGETLGALAVTDVTVFRDAYDPLLMRAHFVMSPDARQAEPGETAADVAQRAATALRTLLEARGDRIAAVILEPLVQAATGMAVYDPLYLRQVRALCDAFQVLLIADEIAVGCGRTGTFFAFEQAVLPGEAPIWPDLLCLSKGISGGYLPLSVVLSRPALFAAFLDDDVARGFLHSHSYTGNALACRAALAVLDRFDSANVLQVNRQRASQLSRALEPLHDDSRLEHLRQIGMIWAFDVREPFAGPRFAERFHLAGRERELLIRPIGRTVYLMPPYVLDASLSDWLAQQLRATLNDVIQQTRPGADRPSEPTIA; this comes from the coding sequence ATGCCCGACTCCCTCACACAACGCAGTCTGCAAGCCGTCTGGCATCCCTGCACGCAGATGCAGCGCGCTGTCCACGCCCCGCCTCTGGGCATCACACATGGCGAGGGCCCCTGGCTCTTCGACGAAACCGGTCGCCGCTACTTCGACACCAGCAGTTCGTGGTGGGTCAATCTTTTCGGCCACGCCGACGCCGGCATCAATGCCGCCCTGAAAGACCAACTCGACCGCCTGCCCCACGTTATGCTGGCAGGCTGCACGCACCCACCTGTAGTCGAGCTGGCTGAACGCCTGTCGCGCCTGACCGGCGATGTTCTGGGGCATTGCTTCTTCGGCAGTGACGGTGCATCGGCAGTGGAAATCGCGCTGAAGATGAGCTTCCACTACTGGCGCAACACGGGAAAGACCGACAAGCAGGAATTCGTATGCCTGCGACAGAGCTATCACGGCGAAACCCTGGGTGCGCTAGCGGTCACCGACGTAACCGTGTTCCGGGACGCCTACGACCCGCTGCTAATGCGTGCGCACTTCGTGATGTCGCCCGACGCACGACAGGCCGAGCCAGGCGAGACCGCCGCCGACGTGGCGCAGCGCGCGGCAACGGCCTTGCGCACGCTGCTGGAAGCCCGCGGTGATCGCATCGCCGCCGTCATCCTAGAGCCGCTGGTGCAGGCCGCCACCGGCATGGCGGTATACGACCCCCTCTACCTGCGGCAGGTCCGCGCGTTGTGCGATGCGTTCCAGGTGCTGCTGATCGCCGACGAAATCGCCGTGGGCTGTGGGCGCACTGGCACGTTCTTCGCGTTCGAGCAAGCCGTACTGCCCGGCGAAGCGCCGATCTGGCCAGATCTGCTGTGCCTGTCCAAGGGCATCAGCGGCGGCTATCTGCCTCTGTCCGTGGTGTTGTCACGCCCGGCGCTCTTCGCCGCCTTCCTCGACGACGACGTGGCACGCGGTTTCCTGCATTCGCACTCCTATACCGGCAACGCGCTGGCCTGCCGCGCTGCGCTCGCAGTGCTCGACCGCTTCGACAGCGCCAACGTGCTTCAGGTCAACCGCCAGCGCGCCTCGCAGCTCTCCCGGGCCCTGGAGCCGCTGCATGACGATTCGCGGCTGGAACACTTGCGCCAGATCGGTATGATCTGGGCCTTTGACGTGCGCGAGCCCTTTGCCGGGCCGCGTTTTGCCGAGCGTTTTCACCTTGCTGGCCGAGAGCGCGAACTGCTCATTCGCCCCATCGGCCGCACCGTGTATCTGATGCCGCCCTATGTGCTCGATGCTTCCCTATCCGACTGGCTGGCGCAGCAACTGCGTGCCACGCTGAACGACGTCATTCAACAAACCCGCCCCGGTGCTGATCGACCATCTGAGCCAACAATTGCTTGA
- a CDS encoding GNAT family N-acetyltransferase translates to MFDDEHPHPVAMRTPYNPALTRAGAAKTQSNVTVAWARHADEVREAQRLRYKVFVEEMGAQIKTPEPGLDIDLFDAYCDHLLVRDAEGRLIGTYRALPPHQAKRVGTLYTETEFDLTRLHHLKPRLLEIGRSCVHRDNRTGAVIMALWSGIATYMKRQGLDALIGCASMSMHCGGHTAASLWAQLQRSHLAAIEDRVHPRLALPVQHLRQDLAVEPPPLLKGYLRVGAKVCGAPAWDPDFGVADFPVLLRLSQVNQRYARHFLGG, encoded by the coding sequence ATGTTCGATGACGAACACCCGCATCCGGTGGCGATGCGGACCCCGTACAACCCGGCCCTGACCAGAGCCGGTGCAGCGAAAACCCAGTCCAACGTCACGGTGGCCTGGGCGCGCCATGCCGACGAGGTGCGCGAGGCCCAGCGACTGCGCTACAAGGTGTTCGTCGAGGAGATGGGCGCGCAGATCAAGACGCCCGAGCCGGGGCTGGACATCGATCTGTTCGATGCCTACTGCGACCATCTGCTGGTGCGCGACGCCGAAGGACGCCTGATCGGCACCTACCGCGCGCTGCCTCCGCACCAGGCCAAGCGCGTGGGCACGCTCTACACCGAAACCGAGTTCGATCTCACCCGCCTGCACCACCTCAAGCCGCGCTTGCTGGAAATCGGTCGTTCCTGCGTGCACCGCGACAACCGGACGGGCGCGGTCATCATGGCGCTGTGGAGCGGCATCGCCACCTATATGAAGCGCCAAGGCCTGGACGCGCTCATCGGCTGCGCCAGCATGTCCATGCACTGCGGCGGACACACCGCCGCCAGCCTCTGGGCCCAACTGCAGCGCAGCCATCTGGCCGCCATCGAAGACCGGGTGCATCCGCGCCTGGCGCTGCCGGTGCAGCACCTGCGACAAGACCTCGCGGTGGAGCCACCGCCGCTGCTCAAGGGTTATCTGCGCGTCGGCGCCAAGGTGTGCGGCGCCCCCGCCTGGGACCCGGACTTCGGCGTGGCCGACTTTCCGGTGCTGCTGCGCCTGAGCCAGGTCAACCAGCGCTACGCGCGACACTTCCTCGGCGGCTGA
- a CDS encoding SixA phosphatase family protein translates to MPNFHVIFWRHAEAEEAPGSVQGDEADLRRNLTKQGRRDAALVAGWIKSQLPKPWTVISSPAQRARQTAQHLNDYAGTDPRLRPGAAMEDLLSVVSEFPREGGALIVVGHQPTLGRAGLYWITGCDQQFSMRKSGLLWAVERSREAGIQRSLRACISADLLDN, encoded by the coding sequence ATGCCGAATTTCCATGTCATTTTCTGGCGACACGCCGAGGCCGAGGAGGCCCCCGGATCGGTGCAGGGCGACGAGGCCGACCTGCGGCGCAACCTCACCAAACAAGGCCGCCGCGACGCCGCCCTGGTTGCCGGCTGGATCAAGTCGCAACTGCCCAAACCCTGGACGGTGATCTCCAGCCCGGCGCAGCGCGCGCGCCAGACCGCGCAGCATCTCAACGACTATGCCGGTACCGATCCGCGACTGCGTCCCGGCGCGGCGATGGAAGACCTGCTTTCGGTCGTGTCGGAGTTTCCCCGCGAAGGCGGAGCGCTGATCGTGGTCGGCCACCAGCCCACCCTGGGCCGCGCCGGGCTTTACTGGATCACCGGCTGCGACCAGCAGTTCTCGATGCGCAAGAGCGGCCTGCTCTGGGCCGTGGAGCGCAGCCGCGAGGCCGGCATCCAGCGCAGCCTGCGCGCCTGCATCAGCGCCGATCTGCTCGACAACTGA
- a CDS encoding AEC family transporter: MLHDALLLLPDFLLIVLGLALVRLTALNRSVWDGVERLVYFVLFPALLFSTTSRGHASLGDTRDLVMADAAMLLIGIALAYAAFWARKADRRCVASGVQTAFRFNSYIALAVADRVGGPPAVSLVAVLIALGVPLCNVAAVWALAQHAQSNVWRELLRNPLLIATLSGLTVHALGWTLPEPIVPVLDRLGQASIALGLMTVGAGLQWRGLHRELPVGLWFLSIRHVLLPLVAMALSWGLALPPLQALVLVLFAAMPTASSAYVLASRMGGDGPYVAGLVSLSTVLGAISIPLFLAVMRH, from the coding sequence ATGCTGCACGACGCCCTGCTTCTCCTGCCCGACTTTCTGCTGATCGTGCTGGGACTGGCGCTGGTGCGCCTCACCGCGCTCAACCGCAGCGTGTGGGACGGCGTGGAACGCCTGGTGTACTTCGTGCTGTTTCCGGCGCTGCTGTTTTCCACCACCAGCCGCGGCCATGCCAGCCTGGGCGACACCCGCGATCTGGTCATGGCCGACGCCGCCATGCTGCTCATCGGCATCGCGTTGGCTTATGCCGCGTTCTGGGCGCGCAAGGCCGACCGCCGCTGCGTGGCCAGCGGCGTGCAGACGGCCTTCCGCTTCAACTCCTATATCGCCCTGGCGGTAGCCGACCGCGTGGGCGGACCGCCCGCGGTGTCGCTGGTCGCGGTGCTCATCGCCCTGGGGGTGCCGCTGTGCAATGTGGCGGCCGTGTGGGCGCTGGCGCAGCATGCGCAGAGCAATGTCTGGCGCGAGTTGCTGCGCAACCCCCTGCTCATCGCCACGCTGTCCGGCCTGACCGTGCATGCCCTGGGCTGGACTCTGCCCGAACCCATCGTGCCGGTGCTCGATCGGCTGGGTCAGGCGTCCATCGCGCTGGGGCTGATGACCGTGGGCGCCGGCCTGCAGTGGCGCGGGCTGCATCGCGAACTGCCGGTGGGGCTCTGGTTTCTGTCCATCCGGCATGTGCTGCTGCCCCTGGTTGCGATGGCGCTGAGCTGGGGCCTGGCATTGCCGCCCCTGCAGGCGCTGGTCCTGGTGCTGTTCGCCGCCATGCCCACGGCATCGAGCGCCTACGTGCTGGCCTCGCGCATGGGGGGCGACGGCCCTTACGTCGCCGGTCTGGTCAGCCTGTCCACCGTGCTGGGCGCCATCTCCATTCCGCTGTTTCTCGCCGTCATGCGGCACTGA